In Clostridia bacterium, one genomic interval encodes:
- a CDS encoding aldo/keto reductase, whose amino-acid sequence MQYRRLGRTGLQVSCIGLGGIPIQRVDQAEAVRVVRAALDSGVNFIDTARGYTDSEEKIGRALEGVKREEVILATKSTSRSREGILRDIDKSLSLLKVDYIDLYQMHNVKTEEELKKVTGPDGALEGLRKAQEQGKIRYIGVSSHTRENLEKMMPMGIVDTIQVPFNAVEKDTADRLFPLAQQHDVGFIAMKPLAGGALTHA is encoded by the coding sequence ATGCAGTACCGGCGTTTGGGTAGAACCGGGCTTCAAGTATCGTGCATAGGGCTGGGTGGTATTCCCATCCAAAGGGTTGACCAGGCCGAGGCGGTGCGGGTGGTACGGGCGGCCTTGGATAGCGGCGTCAACTTTATTGATACGGCCCGTGGCTATACCGACAGCGAAGAGAAGATTGGTCGGGCGCTTGAGGGGGTGAAGCGGGAAGAAGTAATCCTGGCTACCAAAAGCACTTCGCGCTCGCGAGAAGGCATTCTCAGGGATATTGATAAGAGCCTTAGCCTGCTCAAGGTTGATTATATTGACCTCTACCAGATGCATAACGTTAAGACGGAGGAGGAACTAAAGAAGGTCACTGGCCCGGACGGAGCCTTGGAGGGGTTAAGGAAAGCCCAAGAGCAGGGAAAAATCAGATACATTGGGGTTTCTAGCCATACCAGGGAAAATCTGGAAAAGATGATGCCCATGGGCATTGTCGATACCATCCAGGTTCCTTTTAACGCGGTGGAAAAGGATACGGCCGACCGGCTCTTTCCTCTGGCCCAACAGCACGACGTTGGTTTCATCGCTATGAAGCCGTTGGCGGGCGGAGCCTTAACCCATGCC
- the nth gene encoding endonuclease III, producing the protein MENGGRNISQLQSKVQAVLSLLDQMYPDARTELRFENPYQLLVAAVLSAQTTDRQVNRITEHFFAAYPDPQALAAASLPEVEEKIQSCGLFHTKAKNLIALTQQLVERHGGQVPPSREELMKLPGVGRKTANVVLSNAFGIPALAVDTHVFRVSHRLGWAQSPDVRETEAELCRLIPSSRWGKVHHQLIYHGRRVCQAQRPKCTDCSLLPYCPYGSSLATSVPNQTCPDPGAKG; encoded by the coding sequence ATGGAAAATGGTGGTAGAAACATCTCCCAGTTGCAATCAAAGGTACAGGCTGTACTTTCCCTGTTGGATCAAATGTATCCTGATGCCCGTACGGAGCTCCGATTTGAAAATCCCTACCAGCTTCTAGTGGCAGCTGTACTTTCTGCCCAAACTACTGACCGGCAAGTCAATCGGATTACCGAGCATTTCTTTGCCGCTTACCCTGACCCCCAAGCGCTGGCTGCAGCCAGCTTGCCAGAGGTAGAAGAGAAGATCCAAAGTTGTGGCCTATTTCATACCAAGGCCAAAAATCTAATTGCCTTGACCCAACAATTGGTAGAGCGACATGGGGGACAGGTTCCGCCTAGCCGGGAGGAGCTAATGAAGCTTCCCGGGGTGGGCCGCAAGACTGCTAACGTGGTTTTGAGCAATGCTTTTGGCATACCAGCTCTAGCGGTGGATACCCATGTTTTCCGGGTTTCTCACCGCCTGGGGTGGGCCCAGAGTCCAGATGTCCGAGAGACGGAGGCCGAGCTTTGTCGGCTGATACCAAGCTCGCGGTGGGGAAAAGTTCACCACCAGTTGATTTATCATGGCCGCCGGGTCTGTCAGGCCCAAAGGCCCAAGTGCACTGATTGCTCGCTTTTGCCTTATTGTCCTTACGGCAGCTCTCTGGCTACCAGTGTGCCCAACCAAACCTGCCCTGATCCGGGAGCCAAAGGGTAG